CGTCGACAACAAGCTAGCGGAGCAGGTAGTGCAGTGCCCGTTCAGCGCGGTCCGGGTCCGGGGGCTCGCCGGTGATGGCGTCGGTGTAGACGAACGATTCGCCGACGCGGACACACAGGTAAGCCAGGTCGTGCAGGTCGATGCCCGTCACGGACAGAGCGCCCGCCTCGCGCTCCTTGTTCAGCAGCGTCTCGACCAGTGCGACGAGCCGGGGCTGGAACGTGTGCCCGCCGCGGGTGAGGACGCGTAGCGCCGTCTCGGTTTCGGTGGTGAGGAAGTGCCGCATGCCGGCATGCGCGAGCGTTTGCCGGACGAACGCCGACATGGTGTTCGCGATGCGCGTGCCCCCGGTCCCCTCCGCCGAGGCGTACGCGCCGAGCATCGTCCGTTCGCCGAGCCGCCACACCACCTCGGC
The window above is part of the Amycolatopsis thermoflava N1165 genome. Proteins encoded here:
- a CDS encoding QsdR family transcriptional regulator, with amino-acid sequence MGRPDRESALHLAVRTFNARQRVEVNDLAKALGVNRVTVYRWLGDRDAILAEVVWRLGERTMLGAYASAEGTGGTRIANTMSAFVRQTLAHAGMRHFLTTETETALRVLTRGGHTFQPRLVALVETLLNKEREAGALSVTGIDLHDLAYLCVRVGESFVYTDAITGEPPDPDRAERALHYLLR